The Pueribacillus theae DNA window TCGAGGCACAATTGTTTCATAGCGTTTTGTGCCTTGAGCGAAGCGAAAGGAATGGATATAAACATGACAAAATCAATGGATGATATTGTAGCACATGCCAAGCACCGGGGTTTTGTTTTTCCGGGATCGGAGATTTACGGAGGTTTGGCGAACACTTGGGATTACGGCCCGCTCGGTGTAGAACTGAAAAACAATGTTAAAAAAGCTTGGTGGCAGAAGTTCGTACAGGAATCGCCGTACAATGTCGGACTGGACGCAGCAATTTTGATGAACCCGAAAACATGGGAAGCTTCCGGACATCTTGGCAACTTCAACGATCCGATGGTTGACTGTAAAGCGTGTAAAGCAAGGCATCGTGCTGACAAGTTAATTGAAGAGAAGCTCGAAGAGAAAGGCATTGACCTTGTCGTTGACGGGCTGCCTTTCAGCAAGATGGAAGAATTGATGAAAGAGCATAACATCGTCTGCCCAGAATGCGGAGCACAGGATTTCACGGATATCCGCCAGTTCAATTTAATGTTTAAAACCCATCAAGGCGTTACAGAATCAAGCGCAAACGAAATTTATTTACGCCCGGAAACAGCGCAAGGTATTTTCGTTAACTTTAAAAACGTCCAACGAACGATGAGGAAAAAACTTCCATTTGGCATCGCGCAAATTGGAAAAAGTTTTCGAAATGAAATTACGCCAGGGAATTTCACATTCCGCACAAGAGAATTTGAACAAATGGAGCTTGAATTTTTCTGCAAGCCCGGCGAAGAGAAAGAATGGTTCGCATATTGGAAAGAGTTCTGCCATAAATGGCTGCTTAACCTCGGCTTGACGGAAGAAAATGTCCGCCTCCGTGACCATACCGAAGATGAACTTTCCCACTACAGTGATGAAACGACAGACCTTGAATTCAAGTTCCCGTTCGGCTGGGGCGAACTGTGGGGCATTGCATCACGTACAGATTACGACTTAAAGCAGCATATGGATCATTCGGGCGAAGATTTTAACTATATCGATCAAGAAACGAATGAGCGCTATATCCCTTATTGCATTGAGCCATCACTTGGTACGGACAGGGTAGTCTTAGCTTTTCTTACAGATGCCTATGAAGAAGAAAAGCTTGAAGATGGCACAACACGGAACGTCATGCGTTTCCATCCAGCGCTGGCACCGTATAAAGCAGCGATTTTCCCGCTTTCCAAAAAATTATCTGAAGGTGCCAAGGAAGTTTTCGCAGAGCTGTCCAAGCATTTTATGGTGGATTACGATGAAACGGGTTCTATCGGGAAACGTTATCGCCGCCATGATGAAATCGGAACACCATTTTGTATCACATATGATTTTGACTCGGTGGAAGATAAACAAGTAACTGTTCGTGATCGTGACACAATGGAACAAACGCGGATGCCAATCTCTGAATTAAGAAACTTCCTTGAAGAAAAAATTCAATTTTAATTAAAAGGCATAACCAGCCAGTTTTCCTTGGAGAGCTGGCTTTTTCCATATTGCGTGGAAAAGGAACGATTAGTATCATTGATAACGGATAATTAATCAAAAAAAATTGATTTATTAGTTGCGCATCTCATGGATAATTTTGTATATTATAAACATCAAAATAAACATTAAAAAAAGTTGATGAAAGGAAATAAGATCATGACTGAAATGCCAAAACGGTTTGAGCCATATGAAAAAAAGTTTAAAGCTTTGGCGGATCAGAAGCGTTTGGAAATTATGTATGAGCTTTGCCAAAGAGGTAAAACATGTGTGTGTGATCTAACAGAGGTATTTGAAATGCCGCAATCTAAACTTTCTTATCACTTAAAGATTTTATTAGATGCAGAGCTGATTACAAAAGAAATAAAGGGCACATGGAGTTATTATGATTTAAATGATTCAGAA harbors:
- a CDS encoding glycine--tRNA ligase, with the translated sequence MTKSMDDIVAHAKHRGFVFPGSEIYGGLANTWDYGPLGVELKNNVKKAWWQKFVQESPYNVGLDAAILMNPKTWEASGHLGNFNDPMVDCKACKARHRADKLIEEKLEEKGIDLVVDGLPFSKMEELMKEHNIVCPECGAQDFTDIRQFNLMFKTHQGVTESSANEIYLRPETAQGIFVNFKNVQRTMRKKLPFGIAQIGKSFRNEITPGNFTFRTREFEQMELEFFCKPGEEKEWFAYWKEFCHKWLLNLGLTEENVRLRDHTEDELSHYSDETTDLEFKFPFGWGELWGIASRTDYDLKQHMDHSGEDFNYIDQETNERYIPYCIEPSLGTDRVVLAFLTDAYEEEKLEDGTTRNVMRFHPALAPYKAAIFPLSKKLSEGAKEVFAELSKHFMVDYDETGSIGKRYRRHDEIGTPFCITYDFDSVEDKQVTVRDRDTMEQTRMPISELRNFLEEKIQF
- the arsR gene encoding arsenical resistance operon transcriptional regulator ArsR, with the protein product MPKRFEPYEKKFKALADQKRLEIMYELCQRGKTCVCDLTEVFEMPQSKLSYHLKILLDAELITKEIKGTWSYYDLNDSEVNNLLSEELCCIFRKTGKGSCC